From Enhydrobacter sp., the proteins below share one genomic window:
- a CDS encoding cupin domain-containing protein produces the protein MNAETPVSDSTPDSTPDSTYVDVPSIPWQKTRFPGIEAKTLMENPASGMSTVLMRWAPGTHLPRHEHVAIEQTYVLEGSFADHAGVCTAGNYVWRRAGSRHEAWSDEGCLMLAVFLKPNTFFD, from the coding sequence ATGAACGCCGAGACGCCCGTTTCCGACTCGACCCCCGACTCGACCCCCGACTCGACCTACGTCGATGTCCCGTCGATCCCCTGGCAGAAGACGCGCTTTCCCGGCATCGAGGCCAAGACGCTGATGGAGAATCCGGCGAGCGGAATGTCGACCGTCCTGATGCGCTGGGCGCCGGGCACGCACTTGCCGCGGCACGAGCACGTCGCGATCGAACAGACCTACGTGCTCGAAGGATCCTTCGCCGATCACGCCGGGGTCTGCACGGCCGGCAACTACGTGTGGCGCCGGGCCGGCAGCCGCCACGAGGCGTGGAGCGACGAAGGCTGCCTGATGCTCGCCGTCTTCCTCAAGCCGAACA